One region of Miscanthus floridulus cultivar M001 chromosome 19, ASM1932011v1, whole genome shotgun sequence genomic DNA includes:
- the LOC136525992 gene encoding very-long-chain 3-oxoacyl-CoA reductase-like protein At1g24470: MSHHYFLQTYLQVPLYVETNVVSSAAKNSLFPLFVVGPDACALAAVRWIGHGPLCVPNLVHQLQWWAAAFLPEILGDTCRLALHLHQRAIFRMLRSSRAHPQGNGGSSVDKFY; this comes from the coding sequence ATGAGCCACCATTATTTTCTCCAGACCTACCTGCAGGTCCCGTTGTACGTGGAGACGAACGTGGTCTCCAGCGCGGCGAAGAACAGTCTGTTCCCGCTGTTCGTGGTGGGCCCGGACGCGTGCGCCCTCGCGGCGGTGCGCTGGATCGGGCACGGCCCGCTGTGCGTGCCCAACCTGGTGCACCAGCTCCAGTGGTGGGCCGCGGCCTTCCTGCCGGAGATCCTTGGCGACACCTGTCGCCTAGCGCTGCATCTGCATCAGCGGGCCATCTTCCGGATGCTCAGATCGTCCAGAGCGCATCCGCAGGGGAACGGCGGTTCATCAGTGGACAAATTCTACTAG